A genomic segment from Rhodospirillum centenum SW encodes:
- the cas1e gene encoding type I-E CRISPR-associated endonuclease Cas1e: MLKGRLGLDAARIPQKSRNGLIYVERCRLSIDNGSLVIAFDDRGEELELPYQRLNAVLLGPGSSITHDAVRHCSGHGTCLAFVGSDGTRLYTAPPLFDRDSTLARQQATWWAGESTRIMVAKRMYAKRFGETPRATSLDSLRGMEAARIRHSYELIAAQAGIVWRGRRFDRSDPDGDDLPNQAINHVVTAVEACVAIAVQATGTLPPLGFLHEDSAKSWTLDICDLYRTSVTVPLAFRCVKRIDQGATDSLDRICRRAVSAHVRDTGFIDTIIDDIKEVLA; encoded by the coding sequence ATGCTCAAAGGCCGGCTGGGCCTGGATGCGGCCCGGATTCCCCAGAAGTCCCGCAACGGGTTGATCTATGTGGAGCGCTGCCGGCTGTCCATCGACAACGGCAGTCTGGTCATCGCCTTCGACGACAGGGGGGAGGAGCTGGAACTGCCGTACCAGCGGCTGAACGCCGTGCTGCTGGGTCCCGGCAGTTCCATCACCCATGACGCCGTGCGCCACTGCTCCGGGCATGGCACCTGCCTCGCCTTCGTCGGTTCCGACGGAACGCGGCTGTACACCGCCCCGCCGCTGTTCGACCGGGACAGCACGCTGGCCCGGCAGCAGGCCACCTGGTGGGCGGGGGAGAGCACCCGGATCATGGTGGCCAAGCGCATGTACGCGAAGCGCTTCGGGGAGACGCCGCGCGCCACCTCGCTGGACAGCCTGCGGGGGATGGAGGCGGCGCGGATCAGGCACAGCTATGAGCTGATCGCCGCCCAGGCGGGGATCGTCTGGCGCGGCCGCCGGTTCGATCGCAGCGACCCCGACGGCGACGACCTGCCCAACCAGGCCATCAACCATGTGGTGACCGCGGTGGAGGCCTGTGTCGCCATCGCCGTCCAGGCCACCGGCACCCTGCCGCCCCTGGGCTTCCTGCACGAGGACAGCGCGAAGAGCTGGACCCTGGACATCTGCGACCTGTACCGGACGTCGGTCACGGTGCCCCTTGCCTTCCGCTGTGTGAAGCGGATCGACCAGGGGGCGACGGACAGCCTGGACCGGATCTGCCGCCGCGCCGTCTCCGCCCATGTGCGCGATACGGGCTTCATCGACACCATCATCGATGACATCAAGGAGGTGCTGGCCTGA
- the cas6e gene encoding type I-E CRISPR-associated protein Cas6/Cse3/CasE, whose product MTDIDLEDAPETASGRWPDGVPAVTGPVWESRVVLAPRSPAALQSILGPDMRRQDGQFAHRMLWTLFPDRPTARREGLFLFHVEGTRPFSAIVRSRVPPEDGLGGIWTITTRPFDPALAPGLTLRFHLRAVASRWQPRPGERRGRRQDVIVAAWRDLPEEQRTPENLEKTAEHAALDWLARQGRRGGFAPVEGAVDVLDYDRASLRAGAKLGGRDRSIRFGAVTYEGLLTVTDPQAFRATLVQGLGAGRAYGNGLMQIAPAR is encoded by the coding sequence ATGACGGACATCGACCTGGAGGACGCACCGGAGACGGCATCCGGGCGCTGGCCGGACGGGGTGCCGGCGGTGACGGGACCCGTCTGGGAGAGCCGGGTCGTCCTGGCCCCGCGCAGCCCGGCGGCCCTGCAGTCCATCCTGGGACCCGACATGCGGCGCCAGGACGGGCAGTTCGCGCACCGCATGCTCTGGACCCTGTTCCCCGACCGCCCGACGGCGCGGCGGGAGGGGCTGTTCCTGTTCCATGTGGAGGGAACACGGCCCTTCTCCGCCATCGTCCGGTCGCGGGTGCCGCCGGAGGACGGGCTGGGCGGCATCTGGACCATCACGACCCGGCCGTTCGACCCGGCGCTGGCGCCGGGCCTGACCCTGCGCTTCCACCTGAGGGCCGTCGCCAGCCGCTGGCAGCCCCGGCCGGGCGAGCGGCGCGGCCGGCGGCAGGATGTGATCGTCGCCGCCTGGCGCGACCTGCCGGAGGAGCAGCGCACGCCGGAGAATCTGGAGAAGACGGCAGAGCACGCGGCCCTGGACTGGCTGGCCCGCCAGGGCCGGCGGGGCGGTTTCGCCCCCGTCGAGGGGGCCGTGGATGTGCTGGACTATGACCGTGCCAGCCTGCGCGCCGGCGCGAAGCTGGGCGGACGCGACCGCTCCATCCGCTTCGGCGCCGTCACCTATGAAGGCCTGCTGACCGTGACGGACCCGCAGGCCTTCCGCGCCACGCTGGTCCAGGGTCTGGGCGCCGGTCGCGCCTATGGCAACGGCCTGATGCAGATCGCCCCCGCCCGCTGA
- the cas5e gene encoding type I-E CRISPR-associated protein Cas5/CasD, giving the protein MTEPVAHLCFTLAAPYGAWGAASQSSATTAWKATELDPSRSALTGLLGAALGLERAHLGRLSEALRFAVRTGIRPTRDPQPDYHTISRAHRPEGREHWSRFEELRPALAGGKQEGALLSRREYWSLGLWTVAVATLNPAGVPLDRLAQALRTPHWPLYAGRKACTLGLPPDPEVRTGPGPLSVLLDYGWPWQRKPGLDRPLFLLRRAVEAAEAVQTLAVDEDYPGAPVADAATGALRALRRRDRPDPLPLPGGRIYQRFQERTELVATLPRPAATTGGAA; this is encoded by the coding sequence ATGACGGAGCCGGTCGCGCATCTGTGCTTCACGCTGGCGGCGCCCTACGGCGCCTGGGGGGCGGCATCGCAGTCGTCGGCCACCACCGCCTGGAAGGCGACGGAGCTGGACCCGTCCCGCTCCGCGCTCACCGGCCTGCTGGGGGCGGCGCTGGGGCTGGAGCGGGCGCATCTCGGCCGCCTGTCGGAGGCGCTGCGGTTCGCCGTGCGCACCGGCATCCGCCCGACCCGTGACCCGCAGCCCGACTACCACACCATCAGCCGCGCCCACCGGCCGGAGGGGCGGGAGCACTGGTCCCGGTTCGAGGAGCTGCGCCCCGCGCTGGCGGGCGGGAAACAGGAGGGGGCGCTCCTGTCCCGGCGGGAATACTGGTCCCTGGGCCTGTGGACCGTGGCGGTGGCCACCCTGAACCCTGCCGGCGTGCCGCTGGACCGGCTGGCGCAGGCGCTGCGCACGCCGCACTGGCCGCTCTATGCCGGGCGCAAGGCCTGCACCCTGGGCCTGCCCCCCGATCCGGAGGTGCGGACCGGCCCCGGCCCCCTGTCCGTCCTGCTGGACTATGGCTGGCCGTGGCAGCGGAAGCCCGGCCTGGACCGGCCGCTGTTCCTGCTGCGCAGGGCGGTGGAGGCGGCAGAGGCCGTACAGACCCTGGCTGTCGACGAGGACTATCCCGGTGCGCCCGTGGCGGACGCGGCGACGGGCGCCCTGCGCGCCCTGCGGCGGCGGGACCGGCCCGATCCCCTGCCGCTGCCGGGCGGTCGCATCTATCAGCGTTTCCAGGAGCGGACGGAGCTGGTGGCCACCCTGCCCCGACCCGCGGCGACGACAGGAGGGGCGGCATGA
- a CDS encoding type I-E CRISPR-associated protein Cas7/Cse4/CasC — MPDSLLPPVAVADMIQFHVLTAFPPHNVNRDEDGRPKTCQLGGVTRGRISSQAKKRALRLAPHFPTAQRATRTRKAGIHTFLKLTAAGIDTTSAVWAALAVNHATGGGGKPPKAEDAQAIAAPDPKKQEDAYKKKEKAVTDMMEKRGLDRAAAEQEWLTGQVGTEQGLVISTREFARIEEGIAHLTAAWAADRDGFPAVLEGWVRQVCKESLLTKADHDLDTALFGRMVAANANFNVEAACAVGHAFTTHRFALEGDYFSAGEELKVLGGTGAVITGYAFFGGGVYYQHAVLDRGHLRTTLSRGRSAEEAERLTVQAVDTFLTGLLFSQPRGKCNSHASDVAASYVLATRGGDPALNLGLAFLDPVKATEDVTDLMCASIRRLTDFHRALTAAYGLGNAVCVLNAYPPARGNDAPRAPEVWTVEDFRRFVQGRGA; from the coding sequence ATGCCTGACAGCCTGCTGCCCCCCGTGGCCGTCGCGGACATGATCCAGTTCCATGTGCTGACCGCGTTCCCGCCGCACAATGTCAACCGGGACGAGGACGGGCGGCCCAAGACCTGCCAGTTGGGCGGGGTGACGCGGGGCCGCATCTCCAGCCAGGCGAAGAAGCGGGCCCTGCGCTTGGCCCCCCATTTCCCCACGGCCCAGCGCGCCACCCGCACGCGCAAGGCGGGTATCCACACCTTCCTGAAACTGACCGCGGCCGGGATCGACACCACCTCCGCCGTCTGGGCGGCGCTGGCGGTCAACCATGCCACCGGCGGCGGCGGCAAGCCCCCCAAGGCGGAGGATGCCCAGGCCATCGCCGCCCCCGATCCGAAGAAGCAGGAGGACGCCTACAAGAAGAAGGAAAAGGCCGTCACCGATATGATGGAGAAGCGGGGGCTGGACCGGGCCGCCGCGGAACAGGAGTGGCTGACCGGACAGGTCGGCACGGAACAGGGCCTCGTCATCTCCACCCGGGAATTCGCGCGGATCGAGGAGGGCATCGCCCACCTGACCGCCGCCTGGGCCGCGGACCGCGACGGCTTCCCCGCCGTGCTGGAGGGCTGGGTCCGGCAGGTGTGCAAGGAAAGCCTGCTGACCAAGGCCGACCACGACCTGGACACCGCCCTGTTCGGGCGCATGGTGGCGGCGAACGCCAACTTCAACGTGGAGGCCGCCTGCGCCGTCGGCCATGCCTTCACCACCCACCGATTCGCCCTGGAGGGGGACTATTTCTCCGCCGGGGAGGAGCTGAAGGTGCTGGGCGGCACGGGGGCTGTCATCACCGGCTATGCCTTCTTCGGCGGCGGCGTCTACTATCAGCATGCGGTGCTGGACCGGGGCCACCTGCGCACCACCCTGTCCCGGGGCCGCAGCGCGGAAGAGGCGGAGCGGCTGACCGTACAGGCGGTGGACACGTTCCTGACCGGCCTGCTGTTCTCCCAGCCGCGCGGCAAGTGCAACAGCCACGCCAGCGACGTGGCCGCCAGCTATGTCCTGGCGACCCGCGGCGGCGATCCGGCCCTGAATCTGGGGCTGGCCTTCCTGGACCCGGTGAAGGCGACGGAGGATGTCACTGACCTGATGTGCGCGTCCATCCGGCGCCTGACGGATTTCCACCGCGCCCTGACCGCCGCCTACGGCCTGGGCAACGCGGTCTGCGTTCTGAACGCCTATCCCCCCGCCCGCGGCAACGACGCTCCCCGGGCGCCGGAGGTCTGGACGGTGGAGGACTTCCGGCGGTTCGTGCAGGGGCGGGGCGCATGA
- the casB gene encoding type I-E CRISPR-associated protein Cse2/CasB, translating to MSETGKDPADTPPDGTPEKRTPEKRKGTAVERWFAALQKPLARGDRAALRRAQTVTEACMVPASYALPAALMADARMDRHPEAETVARIAMALATVDEDTGAMAVRTGAALGRAFAVRRQDTGKPRVSGDRLRLICTADDPDEFLRLLRGAIRLLEKEKAPVADIARVVEAWHRPAARDAARRQILLSYFQTNHDAFADLMEPNDA from the coding sequence ATGAGTGAGACCGGAAAGGACCCGGCGGACACCCCGCCGGACGGAACGCCCGAGAAGAGAACGCCCGAGAAGAGAAAGGGCACCGCGGTCGAACGCTGGTTCGCCGCCTTGCAGAAGCCGCTGGCCCGCGGCGACCGCGCCGCCCTGCGCCGGGCGCAGACCGTGACGGAGGCCTGCATGGTGCCCGCCAGTTATGCCCTGCCCGCCGCCCTGATGGCGGACGCCCGGATGGATCGTCACCCCGAGGCCGAGACGGTGGCCCGCATCGCCATGGCGCTCGCCACGGTGGATGAGGATACGGGCGCGATGGCGGTGCGGACCGGGGCCGCTCTGGGCCGCGCCTTCGCCGTGCGCAGGCAGGACACGGGGAAGCCGCGGGTCAGCGGCGACCGGCTGCGCCTGATCTGTACGGCGGACGACCCGGACGAGTTCCTGCGCCTGCTGCGCGGCGCCATCCGCCTGCTGGAGAAGGAAAAGGCGCCCGTCGCCGACATCGCCCGTGTCGTCGAGGCCTGGCACCGGCCGGCCGCCCGGGATGCGGCCCGGCGCCAGATCCTGCTGTCCTATTTCCAGACCAACCATGACGCCTTCGCCGACCTGATGGAGCCCAACGATGCCTGA
- a CDS encoding type I-E CRISPR-associated protein Cse1/CasA, translating into MYWFDCQIPVDRRSGPGVATPLELTSRHGDDPILGVRLGHPLADRGFEFLMRDILQAALAPEDATAWRRMLVEPPGPEALAAALAPYRETFRLDHPTHPALQVRPAPERLAEADAKKPAGSRKPAPEAEEDGEEEEEEGPVGIGALLPDLPTKNAEKRNKDFFTRRGSIRTIGAGAVLPILYANQVLFIDKKGSYYSLPHGRTCILFQLVGRTLWETIWLNVLTRGTEGGGDAVWPARPDDPTAFPWLDSGLRDMSLDSNNARATRSMSRATLHPAHIPMTRRYLLAPPVIDRCDLTGMDGPAFKSFSRWPRGLQYETPDWWFYAAVRLENPKKPDEPQFLSANGPLRFNDWIETAIFSNAKNKNSKIIIHQPPSLRQFRSVFSASEELSEHGRRTTAIIEDGAIKVRCFAQYCYGSSNIGGTSQYELPVWHLPDEGQSWLGEIVSEDVDRLVRIAENLKKAVKNLSKDNKKKKANNQSLELDNALYDALLAAVDGQATEHAATLAALARDIPDRATRQAGAAESRTKLLKRTGRLALALFDETFPIDWTGITDKTIPKELKDKEVTSGERHPIPAVRNWLLKELAKIVNPTTERGPTHE; encoded by the coding sequence ATGTACTGGTTCGACTGCCAAATTCCCGTTGACCGACGCTCCGGCCCCGGCGTCGCCACGCCGCTGGAGCTGACCTCCCGCCACGGGGACGACCCGATCCTGGGGGTGCGCCTGGGGCACCCGCTGGCGGACCGGGGATTCGAGTTCCTGATGCGGGACATCCTGCAGGCGGCCCTGGCGCCGGAGGATGCGACGGCGTGGCGCCGGATGCTGGTCGAGCCGCCGGGGCCGGAGGCGCTGGCCGCGGCCCTGGCACCCTACCGGGAGACGTTCCGGCTGGACCACCCGACCCATCCGGCGTTGCAGGTCCGCCCCGCCCCGGAGCGTCTGGCGGAGGCGGACGCGAAGAAACCGGCCGGATCGCGCAAACCCGCGCCCGAGGCGGAAGAGGACGGAGAGGAGGAGGAGGAGGAAGGACCAGTTGGGATAGGCGCATTGCTGCCGGATCTCCCCACCAAAAATGCGGAAAAACGAAACAAGGATTTTTTTACACGACGCGGCAGCATAAGAACAATAGGCGCAGGCGCTGTCCTACCAATATTATATGCTAACCAAGTCTTATTTATTGACAAGAAGGGGTCTTACTATTCTCTGCCACATGGCCGCACCTGCATATTATTTCAACTGGTTGGTCGCACTCTATGGGAAACGATCTGGCTGAACGTCCTGACCCGGGGGACGGAGGGCGGCGGCGATGCTGTCTGGCCAGCCCGGCCGGATGATCCCACGGCCTTTCCCTGGCTGGATTCTGGTCTGCGCGACATGTCACTGGACAGCAACAACGCGCGCGCCACGCGGTCGATGAGCCGCGCTACCTTGCACCCCGCTCATATTCCCATGACCCGCCGGTACCTACTGGCGCCGCCAGTAATCGATCGTTGCGATCTTACAGGCATGGACGGGCCAGCGTTCAAATCTTTCAGCAGATGGCCGCGCGGACTTCAGTATGAGACGCCGGATTGGTGGTTTTACGCAGCGGTCAGGCTCGAGAACCCCAAGAAACCCGATGAACCTCAGTTCCTGTCTGCCAACGGGCCACTGCGATTCAATGACTGGATTGAAACAGCGATATTCAGCAACGCGAAGAACAAAAATTCAAAAATAATCATACACCAACCTCCATCACTGCGTCAGTTCAGAAGTGTTTTTTCAGCATCCGAAGAATTATCTGAACATGGAAGACGCACAACAGCTATTATTGAAGACGGAGCCATAAAGGTACGCTGTTTTGCGCAGTATTGTTACGGGTCATCAAATATAGGAGGAACCAGCCAGTACGAACTGCCCGTCTGGCACCTGCCAGATGAAGGCCAATCATGGCTGGGGGAAATTGTCTCTGAAGACGTTGACCGTTTGGTTCGCATCGCTGAAAATTTGAAGAAAGCCGTAAAAAATCTTTCCAAAGACAACAAAAAGAAAAAAGCCAACAACCAATCCTTGGAACTCGACAACGCTCTGTACGATGCCCTGCTGGCTGCGGTGGACGGGCAGGCGACGGAGCACGCCGCCACTCTGGCCGCCCTGGCTCGCGACATCCCCGACCGGGCGACGCGGCAGGCCGGGGCGGCGGAGTCGCGGACCAAGCTGCTGAAGCGGACCGGCCGTCTGGCGCTGGCGCTGTTCGACGAAACCTTCCCCATCGACTGGACCGGCATAACGGACAAGACGATTCCGAAAGAGCTCAAGGACAAAGAAGTGACGTCCGGTGAGCGCCACCCCATCCCGGCAGTGCGCAACTGGCTGCTGAAAGAACTTGCAAAAATCGTGAATCCGACGACTGAACGGGGTCCGACACATGAGTGA
- the cas3 gene encoding CRISPR-associated helicase Cas3': MADMFSRWGKARSGLHLLVFHLLDVAAVLDAGFERRPALLARLADGLGLDRDAARAMLLTVLALHDIGKVATGFQASDREAAGALGLALAGQERMREHHSAVGQALLLRLLTRHRAGSGLPDGGAAALPVMEALFALSTGHHGRPVLGLPKVSLLMETGALTDDDMDIAATLVRAVAGLFGWRQGIPDREGLTRLSPLLNGLFTLCDWLGSSDHFACRNQPQELRAYYEGTALPTARRMLDTIRPTPFGRLTPRPPAGFAALFPRLGRDGAPAVPTPLQALADRLFTADALPDGPLLTIIEDLPGAGKTEAGDLITHRLIALDRADGAYVGLPTMATADAAFARRFDRDGGLDFGAALFTEVPQVVLAHSRRHRTPGYAVTPTRAGLEEGEGYALDWFNRSSRRALLTDLGVGTVDQALAGALRARYATVRLAGLWRKVLLVDEVHAYDSYMQTLLHALLRWQGRMGDPVVLMSATLPARLRQDLIRAYAEGAGWADVAAMAERTRPGAYPLLTLVSGQGIAQHPLAPVPGPGTRPVRFEAAHDLDTVEDRLRGWLAQGRCVLWFRNTVGDAVAAWERLCDLDPLLYHARFLPADRSRIEAALLDAVGKDSCPAARRGRLVIATQAAEQSLDLDADEMVIDLAPADAVVQRLGRRRRHARMPDGAPAPDGVERRPDGPVLLLTPRPDRPGPAWYRSLFGGAAQIYADDARLWLTARCLLDPGAIPGRRPGLPPDALILADDLRPLIEAVYAAEPAGVPDALAARHLAAEGADISRKQRGRVARLSFRQGLCEEWAQSGEQAEPTEDDPRTRLIDSHTVLLATYGDGPPRFLGAGDDRALSVVEASECRCPRRLEPLRGQEALVQQLLTGGLDDTDRRKAGRAPVIWLRPAGDGLWRGRALDLSDAEETGSRPGSPAAATEVIVEYCRTRGLRVLPQRQAEPPARSGKEAGKV; encoded by the coding sequence ATGGCGGATATGTTCTCCCGCTGGGGCAAGGCCCGCAGCGGTCTGCATCTCCTGGTGTTCCATCTTCTGGACGTTGCCGCTGTTCTGGATGCGGGGTTCGAGCGGCGGCCGGCGCTGCTCGCCCGCCTTGCGGACGGGCTGGGCCTGGACCGGGATGCCGCGCGGGCGATGCTGCTGACCGTCCTGGCGCTGCACGACATCGGCAAGGTGGCGACCGGGTTCCAGGCCTCGGACCGGGAGGCGGCCGGGGCGCTGGGCCTTGCCCTGGCCGGGCAGGAGCGGATGCGGGAGCATCACAGCGCGGTCGGTCAGGCGCTGCTGCTGCGGCTGCTGACCCGGCACCGCGCCGGATCGGGCCTGCCCGACGGGGGCGCGGCGGCGCTGCCGGTGATGGAGGCGCTGTTCGCCCTGTCCACCGGCCATCACGGGCGGCCCGTCCTGGGCCTGCCGAAGGTCAGTCTGCTGATGGAGACGGGGGCGCTGACCGATGACGACATGGACATCGCCGCGACCCTGGTCCGGGCGGTGGCGGGGCTGTTCGGCTGGCGGCAGGGGATTCCGGACCGGGAGGGGCTGACGCGCCTGTCGCCGCTGCTGAACGGGCTGTTCACGCTCTGCGACTGGCTTGGCTCCTCCGACCATTTCGCCTGCCGGAACCAGCCGCAGGAGCTGCGCGCCTATTACGAGGGCACGGCCCTGCCGACGGCGCGGCGGATGCTGGACACCATCAGGCCGACGCCCTTCGGACGGCTGACGCCGCGGCCGCCCGCCGGCTTCGCCGCGCTGTTCCCCCGGCTGGGCCGGGACGGGGCGCCGGCGGTGCCGACGCCGTTGCAGGCCCTGGCCGACCGGCTGTTCACGGCCGACGCCCTGCCCGACGGACCGCTGCTGACGATCATCGAGGACCTGCCCGGTGCGGGAAAGACGGAGGCCGGGGACCTGATCACGCACCGGCTGATCGCGCTTGACCGGGCAGACGGCGCCTATGTCGGCCTGCCCACCATGGCGACCGCGGACGCCGCCTTCGCCCGCAGGTTCGACCGCGACGGCGGCCTGGATTTCGGGGCCGCCCTGTTCACGGAGGTGCCGCAGGTGGTCCTGGCCCACAGCCGCCGCCACCGCACCCCGGGTTACGCCGTCACCCCGACCCGCGCGGGCCTGGAGGAGGGGGAGGGCTATGCCCTGGACTGGTTCAACCGCTCCTCCCGCCGGGCCCTGCTGACGGATCTGGGGGTGGGCACGGTGGACCAGGCGCTGGCCGGCGCCCTGCGCGCCCGCTACGCCACGGTGCGGCTGGCGGGGCTGTGGCGCAAGGTCCTGCTGGTGGACGAGGTCCACGCCTATGACAGCTACATGCAGACGCTGCTGCACGCGCTGCTGCGCTGGCAGGGCCGGATGGGCGATCCGGTGGTGCTGATGTCCGCCACCCTGCCCGCCCGCCTGCGCCAGGACCTGATCCGCGCCTATGCCGAAGGGGCGGGCTGGGCCGACGTGGCGGCCATGGCGGAGCGGACCCGGCCGGGCGCCTATCCCCTGCTGACCCTGGTCAGCGGACAGGGCATCGCCCAGCACCCGCTGGCTCCCGTGCCCGGCCCTGGCACCCGCCCCGTGCGGTTCGAGGCGGCGCACGACCTGGACACGGTGGAGGACCGCCTCCGCGGCTGGCTGGCGCAGGGCCGCTGCGTGCTCTGGTTCCGCAACACGGTGGGCGACGCGGTGGCGGCGTGGGAGCGGCTGTGCGACCTCGATCCCCTGCTCTACCACGCCCGCTTCCTGCCGGCGGACAGGTCGCGGATCGAGGCGGCGCTGCTGGATGCCGTCGGCAAGGACAGTTGTCCGGCGGCGCGGCGGGGCCGCCTGGTCATCGCCACCCAGGCGGCGGAGCAGAGCCTGGACCTGGATGCGGACGAGATGGTGATCGACCTCGCCCCGGCGGACGCGGTGGTGCAGCGGCTGGGGCGGCGGCGGCGCCATGCCCGGATGCCGGACGGCGCGCCCGCCCCCGACGGGGTCGAGCGACGGCCCGACGGCCCGGTCCTCCTGCTGACGCCGCGGCCCGACCGACCCGGCCCGGCCTGGTACCGCAGCCTGTTCGGCGGGGCGGCGCAGATCTATGCCGACGATGCGCGGCTGTGGCTGACCGCGCGCTGCCTTCTCGATCCGGGCGCGATTCCAGGCCGTCGCCCCGGCCTGCCGCCCGATGCCCTGATCCTGGCCGACGATCTGCGCCCGCTGATCGAGGCGGTCTATGCCGCGGAACCGGCCGGGGTCCCCGATGCCCTGGCGGCCCGGCACCTTGCGGCGGAAGGCGCCGATATCTCCAGGAAGCAGCGGGGCCGGGTGGCGCGCCTCTCCTTCCGCCAGGGGCTGTGCGAGGAATGGGCGCAGTCCGGCGAACAGGCGGAGCCGACGGAGGACGACCCGCGGACCCGCCTGATCGACAGCCACACCGTCCTGCTGGCGACCTACGGCGACGGGCCGCCGCGCTTCCTCGGGGCCGGGGACGACCGGGCGCTCAGCGTGGTGGAAGCCTCCGAATGCCGCTGCCCCCGGCGGCTGGAGCCGCTCAGAGGCCAGGAGGCCCTGGTGCAGCAGCTTCTGACGGGCGGACTGGACGATACCGACCGGCGCAAGGCCGGCCGCGCGCCCGTGATCTGGCTGCGACCGGCGGGCGACGGCCTCTGGCGCGGCCGCGCGCTGGACCTTTCCGATGCGGAGGAAACCGGGTCTCGGCCGGGGTCACCGGCAGCCGCGACGGAGGTCATCGTCGAATACTGCCGGACACGGGGCCTGCGGGTCCTGCCGCAACGGCAGGCGGAGCCGCCGGCGCGTAGCGGGAAGGAAGCAGGGAAAGTGTAG